A single region of the Branchiostoma lanceolatum isolate klBraLanc5 chromosome 1, klBraLanc5.hap2, whole genome shotgun sequence genome encodes:
- the LOC136423723 gene encoding uncharacterized protein isoform X3, protein MGCCENMSPERKHAVCRKMLCSGMILVMALIIMLGILIVKPAIYGRAFKPTTCTVVSSEYKDNVDCSCGRNCYTQMPCLVVMVTYADRKNVTATGMIHEDEGELDQWSMCSYHSCSRSGQLNYDAVSRFKENYGQVGETYSCFYNPGKENEVLLRKDYENTVIFHVMFCKYCT, encoded by the exons ATGGGTTGCTGTGAGAACATGTCCCCTGAGCGGAAGCATGCAGTCTGCCGTAAGATGCTGTGTTCTGGGATGATCCTGGTCATGGCACTGATCATCATGCTGGGCATCCTCATCGTCAAACCTGCCATCTACGGCCGCGCCTTCAAACCTACCACCTGTACCGTGGTCAGTTCTGAATATA AGGACAATGTGGACTGTAGCTGCGGACGAAACTGCTACACTCAGATGCCGTGCctggttgtcatggtaacgtACGCGGACAGGAAGAACGTCACGGCAACGGGGATGATCCACGAGGACGAGGGAGAACTGGACCAGTGGAGTATG TGCTCGTATCACAGCTGCAGCCGTAGCGGGCAGCTGAACTACGATGCTGTGAGCCGGTTCAAGGAGAACTACGGACAAGTCGGGGAAACCTACAGCTGCTTCTACAACCCCGGAAAGGAGAAT GAGGTTCTTCTGAGAAAGGACTACGAGAACACAGTGATCTTCCACGTAATgttctgtaaatactgtacatag
- the LOC136423723 gene encoding calcium-activated potassium channel subunit beta-3-like isoform X2, protein MGCCENMSPERKHAVCRKMLCSGMILVMALIIMLGILIVKPAIYGRAFKPTTCTVVSSEYKDNVDCSCGRNCYTQMPCLVVMVTYADRKNVTATGMIHEDEGELDQWSMCSYHSCSRSGQLNYDAVSRFKENYGQVGETYSCFYNPGKENEVLLRKDYDNMMIFHVMFCSFCTKRLSVFSVTTNER, encoded by the exons ATGGGTTGCTGTGAGAACATGTCCCCTGAGCGGAAGCATGCAGTCTGCCGTAAGATGCTGTGTTCTGGGATGATCCTGGTCATGGCACTGATCATCATGCTGGGCATCCTCATCGTCAAACCTGCCATCTACGGCCGCGCCTTCAAACCTACCACCTGTACCGTGGTCAGTTCTGAATATA AGGACAATGTGGACTGTAGCTGCGGACGAAACTGCTACACTCAGATGCCGTGCctggttgtcatggtaacgtACGCGGACAGGAAGAACGTCACGGCAACGGGGATGATCCACGAGGACGAGGGAGAACTGGACCAGTGGAGTATG TGCTCGTATCACAGCTGCAGCCGTAGCGGGCAGCTGAACTACGATGCTGTGAGCCGGTTCAAGGAGAACTACGGACAAGTCGGGGAAACCTACAGCTGCTTCTACAACCCCGGAAAGGAGAAT GAGGTTCTGCTGCGGAAGGACTACGACAACATGATGATCTTCCATGTGATGTTCTGTAGCTTCTGTACAAAGCGTctctctgtcttctctgtcacgaccaatgAAAGataa
- the LOC136423723 gene encoding calcium-activated potassium channel subunit beta-3-like isoform X1 codes for MGCCENMSPERKHAVCRKMLCSGMILVMALIIMLGILIVKPAIYGRAFKPTTCTVVSSEYKDNVDCSCGRNCYTQMPCLVVMVTYADRKNVTATGMIHEDEGELDQWSMCSYHSCSRSGQLNYDAVSRFKENYGQVGETYSCFYNPGKENEVLLRKDYDNMVIFHVMFWPSLLLAVLIGITCVICAKYKCWLDEDDSPPSNYSRFGVPA; via the exons ATGGGTTGCTGTGAGAACATGTCCCCTGAGCGGAAGCATGCAGTCTGCCGTAAGATGCTGTGTTCTGGGATGATCCTGGTCATGGCACTGATCATCATGCTGGGCATCCTCATCGTCAAACCTGCCATCTACGGCCGCGCCTTCAAACCTACCACCTGTACCGTGGTCAGTTCTGAATATA AGGACAATGTGGACTGTAGCTGCGGACGAAACTGCTACACTCAGATGCCGTGCctggttgtcatggtaacgtACGCGGACAGGAAGAACGTCACGGCAACGGGGATGATCCACGAGGACGAGGGAGAACTGGACCAGTGGAGTATG TGCTCGTATCACAGCTGCAGCCGTAGCGGGCAGCTGAACTACGATGCTGTGAGCCGGTTCAAGGAGAACTACGGACAAGTCGGGGAAACCTACAGCTGCTTCTACAACCCCGGAAAGGAGAAT GAGGTTCTGCTGCGGAAGGACTACGACAACATGGTGATCTTCCACGTGATGTTCTGGCCATCGCTGCTGCTTGCCGTGCTGATCGGGATCACGTGCGTGATCTGCGCCAAGTACAAGTGCTGGCTGGACGAAGACGACTCCCCGCCCAGTAACTACAGCAGGTTTGGGGTCCCTGCATAG